The Streptomyces sp. RKAG293 genome includes a region encoding these proteins:
- a CDS encoding TerD family protein, whose translation MTKGANVGLATLSEDTGSVIVSLGWSSATGDGDADVSVLLLNADGKARSDADFFFYNHPAAPDGSVQLLGKTPTANGNEDRISLDLTAMPADVQQVVVAASRYGDDRFGTLEDLRLTLADGSGENLLAFPITDAGVESAFIFGELYRRGEEWKFRAVGQGYETGLGGLATDYGIDVDDADEDVDDAHEAEEEGAAVVADVPAAPPPAFEHEPVPEVPVLPAGAAAPENVPETPLPVKRPRTAKKKVTLPKATRKSLAENDSWRPSRLFPASSLKSDHERETRATSILLSVMAEVPEFGRRLTAAFGAPAGRMETFTEVSLPHGETPKRPDGVIRVERAGRLWTALVETKTNGNPLKGEQVQDYMDIAARRGYEAVITVSNDVALEGSPLVDVKIDGRRKHKVALWHLSWAEVTQQAQMLIRHEGVGSAAHASLLEEFLHYLQHENSGCHGFQNMGPAWVPVRNGIDEETLCQGDQRAVQVVENWERLIRQVCLRLGGELGQKVLPVQRAKRGSDPQSRRAALADKLCDDGRLHAEIRIDGSVGILAITADLRTGKLRISLEIPRSEQGYPLSWTKRLVRQLAEAPADLHIETLVEGHGSGPRGTLERLRPEPGDLLPKDGGQITGFRLSLFKGMGSSRGSAESGFIRSVDAAVDRFHSTVVTQLERPAARRP comes from the coding sequence ATGACCAAGGGCGCCAATGTCGGCCTGGCGACGTTGAGCGAGGACACCGGCTCCGTGATCGTGAGTCTGGGCTGGAGCAGTGCGACCGGGGACGGGGACGCGGATGTCTCCGTGCTCCTGCTCAACGCCGACGGCAAGGCCCGCAGCGACGCGGACTTCTTCTTCTACAACCATCCGGCCGCCCCGGACGGCAGCGTTCAGCTGCTGGGCAAGACGCCCACCGCGAACGGTAACGAGGACCGGATCAGCCTCGATCTGACGGCGATGCCCGCGGACGTCCAGCAGGTCGTCGTCGCGGCCAGCCGGTACGGCGACGATCGGTTCGGCACCCTGGAGGACCTGCGGCTGACGCTGGCCGACGGTTCCGGTGAGAACCTCCTCGCGTTCCCCATCACCGACGCGGGCGTCGAGAGCGCGTTCATCTTCGGTGAGCTGTACCGGCGGGGCGAGGAGTGGAAGTTCCGGGCCGTCGGGCAGGGGTACGAGACCGGGCTCGGCGGACTGGCCACGGACTACGGCATCGACGTCGATGACGCCGATGAGGACGTCGACGATGCCCATGAGGCGGAGGAGGAAGGTGCGGCGGTCGTTGCTGATGTGCCGGCCGCGCCGCCGCCCGCCTTCGAACATGAGCCGGTCCCCGAGGTTCCGGTGCTCCCCGCGGGAGCCGCCGCCCCCGAGAACGTCCCCGAAACCCCCTTACCGGTGAAGCGCCCGCGTACCGCCAAGAAGAAGGTGACGCTGCCCAAGGCGACCAGGAAGTCGCTCGCCGAGAACGACTCCTGGCGGCCCTCCCGGCTCTTCCCGGCCTCGTCCCTCAAGAGCGACCACGAGCGGGAGACGCGCGCCACGTCCATCCTGCTGTCGGTGATGGCCGAGGTCCCCGAGTTCGGGCGCCGGCTCACCGCCGCGTTCGGGGCTCCCGCCGGCCGGATGGAGACGTTCACCGAAGTCTCGCTGCCGCACGGCGAGACCCCGAAGCGCCCCGACGGCGTCATCCGGGTGGAACGCGCCGGCCGGCTCTGGACCGCCCTGGTCGAGACGAAGACCAACGGCAATCCGCTCAAGGGCGAACAGGTCCAGGACTACATGGACATCGCGGCCCGCCGGGGCTACGAAGCCGTGATCACCGTGTCCAACGACGTGGCTCTGGAAGGCAGCCCGCTCGTGGACGTGAAGATCGACGGGCGGCGCAAGCACAAGGTCGCCCTGTGGCACCTGTCCTGGGCCGAGGTCACCCAGCAGGCCCAGATGCTGATCCGCCACGAAGGCGTCGGCAGCGCCGCACACGCCTCGCTCCTCGAGGAGTTCCTGCACTACCTCCAGCACGAGAACTCCGGCTGCCACGGCTTCCAGAACATGGGCCCCGCGTGGGTGCCGGTGCGCAACGGCATCGACGAGGAGACCCTCTGCCAGGGCGACCAGCGCGCGGTGCAGGTCGTCGAGAACTGGGAGCGGCTGATCCGGCAGGTCTGTCTGCGACTCGGCGGTGAACTCGGCCAGAAGGTCCTGCCGGTCCAGCGCGCGAAGCGCGGTTCCGATCCGCAGTCACGGCGCGCGGCCCTCGCCGACAAGCTCTGCGACGACGGCCGGTTGCACGCGGAGATCCGTATCGACGGCAGCGTCGGGATCCTGGCGATCACCGCCGACCTGCGCACCGGAAAACTGCGGATCTCCCTGGAGATCCCGCGCTCCGAGCAGGGCTACCCGCTCTCGTGGACCAAACGCCTGGTCCGCCAGCTCGCCGAGGCCCCGGCCGACCTCCATATCGAGACCCTGGTCGAGGGCCACGGCAGCGGCCCCCGCGGCACTCTGGAGAGGCTGCGCCCCGAGCCCGGTGACCTCCTCCCCAAGGACGGCGGCCAGATCACCGGGTTCCGCCTCTCCCTCTTCAAGGGCATGGGCAGTTCCCGTGGCAGTGCCGAGTCCGGCTTCATCCGCAGCGTCGACGCCGCGGTGGACCGGTTCCACTCCACCGTCGTCACCCAACTGGAACGCCCGGCGGCCCGCCGCCCGTAG
- the fahA gene encoding fumarylacetoacetase, with translation MSASSPLTVPDDSPFGVDNLPYGVFTTADRPDQRRIGVAIGGHVLDAGAAARSVGALAEPGFATLDAPSLNPLLAAGRPVWTAVRAAITRWLTDEALRAAVEPCLVPRADVTLHLPFEVADYVDFYASEHHATNLGRIFRPGSEPLTPNWKHLPIGYHGRSGTIVVSGTPITRPSGQRKAPADPVPDFGPSRRLDIEAELGFVVGTPSELGSPVALADAAEHVFGVCLVNDWSARDLQAWEYVPLGPFLGKSFATSVSPWIVPLDALAQARTTPPERDVEPLPYLDDRDAAAEPSGFDIAFEVRLNGHVVSRPPFAAMYWTFAQMLAHMTANGASLRTGDLFASGTISGPERETRGALIELTWNGQEPLKLADGSERTFLDDGDEVVITATAPGPNGTRIGFGEVTGHIVPRPTA, from the coding sequence TTGAGCGCCAGCAGCCCGCTCACCGTCCCGGACGACTCTCCGTTCGGCGTAGACAACCTGCCGTACGGCGTCTTCACCACCGCCGACCGGCCGGATCAGCGCCGGATCGGTGTCGCCATCGGTGGCCACGTTCTCGACGCGGGCGCGGCGGCCCGCAGCGTCGGTGCCCTCGCCGAACCCGGATTCGCCACGCTCGACGCGCCCTCGCTGAACCCGCTGCTGGCCGCCGGCCGGCCGGTCTGGACCGCGGTGCGCGCCGCGATCACCCGGTGGCTGACGGACGAGGCCCTCCGTGCGGCCGTCGAGCCGTGCCTGGTGCCGCGCGCCGATGTCACCCTCCACCTGCCGTTCGAGGTGGCCGACTACGTCGACTTCTACGCGTCCGAGCACCACGCGACGAACCTCGGCCGGATCTTCCGGCCCGGCTCCGAGCCGCTGACGCCCAACTGGAAGCACCTGCCGATCGGCTATCACGGCCGTTCCGGCACGATCGTCGTCTCCGGTACGCCGATCACCCGCCCGTCCGGGCAGCGCAAGGCCCCGGCCGACCCGGTTCCGGACTTCGGCCCGTCCCGCCGCCTGGACATCGAGGCGGAGCTGGGCTTCGTCGTCGGCACGCCGTCCGAGCTGGGCAGCCCGGTCGCGCTGGCCGACGCCGCCGAGCACGTCTTCGGCGTCTGCCTCGTCAACGACTGGTCCGCCCGCGACCTCCAGGCGTGGGAGTACGTGCCGCTGGGCCCGTTCCTCGGCAAGTCCTTCGCCACGTCGGTCTCGCCGTGGATCGTCCCGCTGGACGCCCTCGCGCAGGCCCGCACCACCCCGCCGGAGCGCGACGTCGAGCCGCTCCCGTACCTCGACGACCGGGACGCCGCGGCCGAGCCGTCCGGCTTCGACATCGCCTTCGAGGTCCGGCTCAACGGCCATGTCGTCTCGCGCCCGCCGTTCGCCGCCATGTACTGGACCTTCGCGCAGATGCTCGCGCACATGACCGCCAACGGCGCGTCCCTGCGGACCGGTGACCTCTTCGCCTCCGGCACCATCAGCGGTCCCGAGCGCGAGACGCGCGGCGCGCTCATCGAACTGACGTGGAACGGCCAGGAGCCGCTGAAACTGGCGGACGGCAGCGAGCGCACGTTCCTCGACGACGGCGACGAGGTCGTCATCACCGCCACCGCACCGGGCCCGAACGGAACCCGCATCGGCTTCGGCGAGGTAACGGGCCACATCGTGCCCCGCCCCACCGCCTGA
- a CDS encoding chaplin — MIKKIVAAAAVSGGLVLAGAGLAVADAGAQGAAVQSPGVLSGNLIQIPVHVPVNACGNTVSVIGLLNPAFGNSCVNQ, encoded by the coding sequence ATGATCAAGAAGATCGTCGCTGCTGCTGCTGTCTCTGGTGGTCTCGTGCTCGCCGGTGCGGGCCTGGCCGTTGCCGACGCCGGCGCGCAGGGTGCTGCCGTGCAGTCCCCGGGTGTGCTCTCGGGCAACCTGATCCAGATCCCCGTCCACGTCCCGGTCAACGCCTGTGGCAACACGGTCTCCGTGATCGGTCTGCTGAACCCCGCCTTCGGCAACAGCTGCGTCAACCAGTGA
- a CDS encoding M20/M25/M40 family metallo-hydrolase produces the protein MSESISGARSDRKITGEDEVVDLCRDLIRIDTSNYGDHSGPGERAAAEYVAEKLAEVGLEPQIFESHKGRASTVARIAGEDPSRPALLIHGHTDVVPANADDWTHHPFSGEIADGCVWGRGAVDMKDMDAMTLAVVRDRLRSGRKPPRDIVLAFLADEEAGGVYGARHLVNKHPDLFEGVTEAIGEVGGFSFTVNENLRLYLVETAQKGMHWMRLTVDGTAGHGSMTNNDNAITELCEAVGRLGRHKFPVRMTKSVRGFLDELSDALGTELDPEDMDATLAKLGGIAKMIGTTLRNTAAPTMLGAGYKVNVIPGQATAHVDGRFLPGYEEEFLTDLDRILGPRVKRESVHSDKALETDFDGALVDAMQTALKAEDPIARAVPYCLSGGTDAKSFDDLGIRCFGFAPLKLPPELDFAGMFHGVDERVPVDGLKFGVRVLDRFIENC, from the coding sequence GTGAGCGAGTCGATTTCGGGCGCGAGGAGCGACAGGAAGATCACCGGTGAGGACGAGGTCGTCGACCTGTGCCGGGATCTGATCCGGATCGACACCAGCAACTACGGGGATCACTCGGGGCCCGGCGAGCGCGCCGCGGCCGAGTACGTCGCCGAGAAGCTGGCCGAGGTCGGTCTCGAACCGCAGATCTTCGAATCGCACAAGGGGCGGGCGTCCACCGTCGCCCGGATCGCGGGGGAGGACCCCTCCCGGCCAGCCCTGCTGATCCACGGGCACACCGACGTGGTGCCGGCCAACGCCGACGACTGGACGCACCACCCGTTCTCCGGCGAGATCGCCGACGGGTGCGTGTGGGGGCGCGGGGCCGTCGACATGAAGGACATGGACGCGATGACGCTGGCGGTGGTGCGCGACCGGCTGCGCAGCGGCCGTAAGCCCCCGCGCGACATCGTGCTGGCGTTCCTGGCGGACGAGGAGGCGGGCGGCGTCTACGGCGCGCGGCACCTCGTCAACAAGCACCCGGACCTCTTCGAAGGGGTGACGGAGGCGATCGGCGAGGTCGGCGGCTTCTCCTTCACCGTCAACGAGAACCTGCGGCTGTACCTGGTGGAGACGGCGCAGAAGGGCATGCACTGGATGCGGCTCACCGTCGACGGCACGGCCGGGCACGGCTCCATGACCAACAACGACAACGCGATCACCGAGCTGTGCGAGGCCGTCGGGCGACTGGGGCGGCACAAGTTCCCGGTGCGGATGACCAAGTCGGTGCGCGGTTTCCTCGACGAGCTGTCGGACGCGCTGGGCACCGAGCTCGACCCGGAGGACATGGACGCGACGCTGGCGAAGCTCGGCGGCATCGCCAAGATGATCGGCACCACGCTGCGCAACACCGCCGCCCCGACGATGCTCGGCGCGGGCTACAAGGTGAACGTGATCCCCGGCCAGGCCACGGCACACGTCGACGGGCGCTTCCTGCCCGGTTACGAGGAGGAGTTCCTCACCGACCTGGACCGGATCCTCGGCCCGCGGGTGAAGCGCGAGTCGGTGCACTCCGACAAGGCGCTGGAGACGGACTTCGACGGTGCCCTGGTGGACGCCATGCAGACCGCGCTGAAGGCCGAGGACCCGATCGCGCGGGCGGTGCCGTACTGCCTGTCCGGCGGAACGGACGCGAAGTCCTTCGACGACCTCGGAATCCGCTGCTTCGGATTCGCGCCGCTGAAGCTTCCGCCGGAGCTGGACTTCGCGGGCATGTTCCACGGTGTGGACGAGCGGGTTCCGGTGGACGGGCTGAAGTTCGGCGTTCGAGTGCTGGACCGTTTCATCGAAAATTGCTGA
- a CDS encoding pirin family protein, protein MSNLDVKPAPTVCGGRDDVSAEPVRELLAARTVTLGESTQVRRLLPNLGRRMVGAWCFVDHYGPDDIARESGMQVPPHPHMGLQTVSWLHDGEVLHRDSLGTLQTVRPRELGLMTSGRAISHSEESPRDHPRLLHGAQLWVALPEAHRNTAPAFEHHADLPVVTGGGGLQATVIMGELDGAVSPGTTHTPLVGADLALAAGTDTRLPLRPDFEYAALTMSGEAEVDGVRLAPGSMLYLGCGRRDLAIRADVDSGLMLLGGEPFDEKIVMWWNFVGRSNDDIAQARSDWMSGSRFGDVKGYDGAPLPAPELPATRLKPRGRAR, encoded by the coding sequence ATGAGCAACCTCGATGTGAAGCCCGCACCGACCGTGTGCGGCGGCCGCGACGACGTCTCGGCCGAGCCCGTCCGCGAGCTCCTCGCCGCCCGCACCGTCACCCTCGGCGAGAGCACCCAGGTGCGGCGCCTCCTGCCGAACCTGGGCCGCCGGATGGTCGGCGCCTGGTGCTTCGTCGACCACTACGGCCCCGACGACATCGCGCGCGAGTCCGGGATGCAGGTCCCGCCGCACCCGCACATGGGCCTGCAGACGGTGAGCTGGCTGCACGACGGCGAGGTGCTGCACCGCGACAGCCTCGGCACCCTGCAGACCGTACGCCCCCGCGAGCTGGGACTGATGACCTCCGGCCGGGCCATCTCGCACTCCGAGGAATCGCCGCGCGACCACCCCCGGCTCCTGCACGGCGCCCAGCTCTGGGTCGCCCTCCCGGAGGCCCACCGGAACACCGCGCCGGCCTTCGAGCACCACGCCGACCTGCCGGTCGTCACCGGAGGCGGCGGTCTGCAGGCCACCGTCATCATGGGCGAACTGGACGGCGCCGTCTCACCCGGCACCACCCACACCCCGCTCGTCGGCGCCGACCTCGCCCTGGCAGCGGGCACCGACACCCGCCTGCCGCTCCGCCCCGACTTCGAGTACGCGGCCCTGACGATGTCCGGCGAGGCCGAGGTCGACGGCGTACGCCTCGCCCCCGGCTCGATGCTCTACCTCGGCTGCGGCCGCCGCGACCTCGCGATCCGCGCCGACGTGGACAGCGGCCTGATGCTGCTGGGCGGCGAGCCCTTCGACGAGAAGATCGTCATGTGGTGGAACTTCGTCGGACGGTCCAACGACGACATCGCACAGGCCCGTTCGGACTGGATGAGCGGCTCCCGTTTCGGGGATGTGAAGGGCTATGACGGCGCCCCGCTGCCCGCGCCGGAGCTTCCGGCGACGCGGCTCAAGCCACGCGGGCGCGCCCGCTAG
- a CDS encoding chaplin family protein: MRQVAKKGLITVVATGGVLAAGSGFAFADSGAVGTTSDSPGVGSGNNVQVPVHVPVNLCGNTANVIGLLNPAMGNSCANVSGHGGRGGAGGSGAVAHGGASHSPGVLSGNSAQVPVDVPVNACGNSITVIGALNPAMGNGCGNTEWHAPHGSDDCPDNPGQPGHPGNPGTPGHPGHPGNPGTPGHPGQPNHPGQPNHPGQPGHPGQPGHPGHPGHPGQPGNPGTPGNPGTPGNPGQPGNPGTPGNPGTPGQPGNPGNPGTPGNPGTPGNPGTPGNPGTPGNPGTPGTGHSNPGGPSSPYAPAAHHPTAQLAATGAGAIGMALPTSAALLLGGGMLYRRNRAARR; the protein is encoded by the coding sequence ATGCGACAGGTCGCGAAAAAGGGCCTGATCACCGTGGTCGCGACGGGCGGCGTTCTCGCTGCCGGCAGCGGCTTCGCGTTTGCGGACTCGGGTGCCGTCGGCACCACGTCCGACTCGCCGGGCGTCGGGTCGGGCAACAACGTGCAGGTGCCGGTGCATGTACCGGTGAACCTGTGCGGGAACACGGCGAACGTCATCGGGCTGCTGAACCCGGCGATGGGCAACAGCTGCGCGAACGTCTCGGGCCATGGCGGACGGGGCGGAGCGGGTGGTTCCGGGGCGGTGGCGCACGGCGGTGCCTCGCACTCGCCCGGCGTTCTCTCCGGCAACTCGGCGCAGGTTCCGGTCGACGTTCCGGTCAACGCGTGCGGCAACAGCATCACCGTGATCGGCGCCCTCAACCCCGCGATGGGCAACGGCTGCGGGAACACGGAGTGGCACGCGCCGCACGGCTCCGACGACTGCCCCGACAACCCCGGCCAGCCTGGGCATCCGGGGAACCCGGGCACGCCGGGTCACCCGGGTCACCCCGGAAACCCGGGCACGCCGGGGCACCCGGGCCAGCCGAATCACCCGGGCCAGCCGAACCACCCCGGTCAGCCCGGCCACCCGGGTCAGCCTGGACATCCGGGGCACCCCGGTCACCCTGGCCAGCCTGGTAACCCCGGTACTCCTGGCAACCCGGGGACTCCGGGCAACCCCGGCCAGCCCGGTAACCCGGGAACGCCCGGTAATCCCGGCACTCCGGGTCAGCCTGGCAACCCCGGCAACCCCGGCACCCCGGGTAACCCCGGCACGCCTGGTAACCCCGGCACGCCTGGTAACCCCGGCACCCCGGGTAACCCCGGAACCCCCGGCACCGGTCACTCCAACCCGGGCGGGCCCTCGTCGCCCTACGCTCCGGCCGCGCACCACCCGACCGCTCAGCTGGCCGCCACCGGCGCCGGTGCGATCGGGATGGCGCTGCCGACCAGCGCCGCGCTGCTGCTCGGC
- a CDS encoding SDR family oxidoreductase, translated as MTASDQTETRRDDSTGIDPARLELCLSVLAELDELDVDHPDAIAVRRATAGIYRTVKQRRRQERRASKTANDKAVTEATATGAADRIDDETLGNMLTTSVTQEIAGILERPRSCYVCKTRYVEVDAFYHQLCPPCAKENRSRRDARTDLTGRRALLTGGRAKIGMYIALRLLRDGAHTTITTRFPNDAVRRFKAMPDSPEWLHRLKIVGIDLRDPAQVIALADEVAAEGPLDILINNAAQTVRRSPRAYAELVAAELAPLPAGELPSRTVLGHFGSGAQIALPGPSSAGHDALTPESITALALTTGSATPARIEAGTAIDAGGLVPDLDATNTWIQRVEEVDPLELLEVQLCNVTAPFVLVSRLRPAMAAATARRKYVVNVSAMEGQFSRGYKGPGHPHTNMAKAALNMLTRTSAQEMLETDGILMTAVDTGWITDERPHPDKMRLAEEGFHAPLDLVDGAARVYDPIVRGELGEDLYGCFLKDYAPAAW; from the coding sequence ATGACAGCGAGTGATCAGACGGAAACCCGGCGCGACGATTCGACGGGCATCGACCCGGCGCGCCTGGAGCTCTGCCTGAGCGTGCTCGCGGAGCTCGACGAGCTCGACGTCGACCACCCCGACGCCATCGCCGTACGGCGCGCCACCGCCGGCATCTACCGGACGGTGAAGCAGCGCCGCCGCCAGGAGCGCCGCGCCTCGAAGACGGCGAACGACAAGGCCGTCACCGAGGCCACGGCCACCGGCGCGGCCGACCGCATCGACGACGAGACGCTGGGCAACATGCTCACGACGTCCGTGACGCAGGAGATCGCCGGCATCCTGGAGCGCCCCCGCTCCTGCTACGTCTGCAAGACCCGCTACGTCGAGGTCGACGCGTTCTACCACCAGCTCTGCCCGCCCTGCGCGAAGGAGAACCGCAGCCGCCGCGACGCGCGCACGGACCTCACCGGACGCCGCGCCCTGCTCACCGGCGGCCGCGCGAAGATCGGCATGTACATCGCGCTGCGCCTGCTGCGCGACGGCGCGCACACCACCATCACCACCCGCTTCCCGAACGACGCGGTCCGGCGCTTCAAGGCGATGCCCGACAGCCCGGAGTGGCTGCACCGGCTGAAGATCGTCGGCATCGACCTGCGCGACCCGGCCCAGGTGATCGCGCTCGCCGACGAGGTCGCCGCCGAGGGCCCGCTCGACATCCTGATCAACAACGCCGCGCAGACCGTCCGCCGCAGCCCCCGCGCCTACGCGGAGCTCGTCGCCGCGGAACTCGCCCCCCTGCCGGCCGGCGAACTGCCCTCGCGCACCGTCCTGGGCCACTTCGGCAGCGGCGCGCAGATCGCGCTGCCCGGCCCGTCGTCGGCCGGCCACGACGCGCTGACGCCCGAGTCGATCACCGCCCTGGCCCTGACCACCGGCTCCGCGACCCCGGCCCGTATCGAGGCCGGCACCGCCATCGACGCCGGCGGCCTCGTACCGGACCTGGACGCCACCAACACCTGGATCCAGCGCGTCGAGGAGGTCGACCCGCTCGAACTCCTCGAAGTCCAGCTCTGCAACGTCACCGCGCCGTTCGTCCTCGTCAGCCGGCTGCGCCCGGCGATGGCCGCGGCCACCGCGCGCCGCAAGTACGTCGTCAACGTCTCGGCGATGGAAGGCCAGTTCAGCCGCGGCTACAAGGGCCCGGGCCACCCGCACACCAACATGGCCAAGGCCGCGCTGAACATGCTCACCCGCACCAGCGCCCAGGAGATGCTGGAGACGGACGGCATCCTCATGACCGCCGTCGACACCGGCTGGATCACCGACGAGCGCCCCCACCCCGACAAGATGCGCCTCGCCGAAGAGGGCTTCCACGCCCCCCTCGACCTCGTCGACGGCGCCGCCCGCGTCTACGACCCCATCGTCCGCGGCGAACTCGGCGAAGACCTCTACGGCTGCTTCCTCAAGGACTACGCCCCGGCTGCCTGGTAA
- a CDS encoding DEAD/DEAH box helicase yields the protein MGGVGLERKAVPAGKGAREVLLRADALMAAARGVIADHDQARAAVRSALDPLKDELVRRELDGIPVSRLKDVTEGRLRLTALEQAGYSTVRQVLDARQYALQQLPGIGAQSAVQAIAAARQIAEAVAEHVTVRIDPDASADPRTTELVTALNQLVNAGPDIPRAVAAAARIDGELAPLMAGARPARGRLRMLFAGRTGRKEAQDAVQAIDALLVARTDDATPLLLAQASTDLLRPPVPADEAWIDFQVRSPDYYSLLAEIAGLAPDADAAEGFLPTDISGRVRAQRLDDTHRRVSLRGYQDFGARFALTQRRVVLGDEMGLGKTIQAIAALAHLKAEGRTHFLVVCPASVLINWTREIESRSTLDAYRVHGPYREAALDEWLRCGDVAVTTFDGLNTLVVPEETTVGMLVVDEAHYVKNPAARRSRSVARWTARAGHVLFLTGTPMENRVEEFRNLVHYLQPDLVPHVRNSDAVAGSEVFRRAVAPAYLRRNQLDVLTELPELIQVDEWEEFTAADLTAYRSAVTAGNFMAMRRAAYADPTKSAKLQRLLELVREAAENNAKVVVFSYFRDVLIAVREALGDAALGPITGSVAVTARQQLVDDFTATPGHAVLLSQIQAGGVGLNMQAASVVILCEPQVKPTMESQAIGRAHRMGQVRRVQVHRLLTADSIDQRMLEILDGKKRLFDAYARRSDTAESTPEAVDISEQSLARQIVAEEQLRLATSATGDEAS from the coding sequence ATGGGTGGGGTCGGGTTGGAGCGGAAGGCGGTGCCTGCCGGCAAGGGAGCCAGGGAGGTGCTTCTGAGGGCTGACGCCCTCATGGCGGCTGCCAGGGGAGTGATCGCCGATCACGATCAGGCCCGCGCCGCGGTCCGGAGCGCCCTGGACCCGTTGAAGGACGAGCTGGTCCGTCGTGAGCTGGACGGCATTCCGGTCTCCCGGCTCAAGGACGTGACCGAGGGCCGGCTGCGGCTGACCGCCCTGGAGCAGGCCGGGTACTCCACGGTCCGGCAGGTGTTGGACGCCCGGCAGTACGCGCTCCAGCAGCTCCCCGGCATCGGTGCGCAGAGCGCGGTTCAGGCGATAGCCGCCGCGCGGCAGATCGCGGAGGCGGTCGCGGAGCATGTCACCGTCCGCATCGATCCCGACGCGAGTGCCGATCCTCGTACGACGGAGCTGGTCACGGCATTGAACCAGCTGGTGAACGCCGGGCCGGACATTCCCCGGGCCGTCGCGGCAGCCGCTCGGATCGACGGTGAACTCGCCCCGCTGATGGCCGGCGCCCGGCCGGCCCGGGGGCGGTTGCGCATGCTGTTCGCCGGGCGGACGGGCCGCAAGGAGGCACAGGACGCGGTCCAGGCGATCGACGCCCTTCTCGTCGCGCGCACGGACGACGCCACGCCGCTGCTGCTCGCCCAGGCCTCCACGGATCTGCTGCGCCCACCGGTTCCGGCCGACGAGGCGTGGATCGACTTCCAGGTCCGCTCACCCGACTACTACAGCCTGCTCGCCGAGATCGCCGGGCTGGCGCCGGACGCGGACGCGGCCGAGGGGTTCCTGCCGACCGACATCTCCGGCCGGGTGCGGGCCCAGCGGCTGGACGACACCCACCGCCGGGTCTCACTGCGCGGCTACCAGGACTTCGGGGCCCGATTCGCTCTCACCCAGCGCCGGGTGGTTCTCGGCGACGAGATGGGGCTCGGGAAGACCATCCAGGCCATCGCCGCACTCGCCCATCTCAAGGCGGAGGGGCGGACGCACTTTCTCGTGGTCTGCCCGGCCAGCGTCCTGATCAACTGGACGCGGGAGATCGAATCCCGCAGCACGCTGGACGCGTACCGGGTGCACGGCCCCTACCGCGAAGCCGCTCTGGACGAGTGGCTCCGGTGCGGTGATGTCGCCGTCACCACGTTCGACGGCCTGAACACCCTGGTGGTCCCGGAGGAGACCACGGTCGGCATGCTCGTGGTCGACGAAGCGCACTACGTCAAGAACCCGGCGGCCCGCCGTTCCCGATCCGTCGCCCGCTGGACGGCCCGTGCCGGCCACGTCCTGTTCCTCACCGGCACGCCGATGGAGAACCGGGTCGAGGAGTTCCGCAACCTGGTCCACTACCTCCAGCCCGATCTCGTGCCCCACGTCCGCAACAGCGACGCCGTCGCCGGCTCTGAGGTGTTCCGCCGCGCCGTCGCCCCCGCCTACCTCCGGCGCAATCAGCTGGACGTGCTGACCGAACTCCCCGAGCTCATCCAGGTCGACGAGTGGGAGGAGTTCACCGCCGCCGACCTCACCGCGTACCGCTCGGCCGTGACCGCCGGAAACTTCATGGCCATGCGGCGGGCCGCCTACGCCGACCCCACGAAGTCCGCGAAGCTCCAGCGCCTGCTGGAACTCGTCAGGGAGGCCGCGGAGAACAACGCGAAGGTCGTCGTCTTCTCCTACTTCCGCGATGTCCTGATCGCCGTGCGGGAAGCCCTCGGCGACGCGGCCCTCGGCCCCATCACCGGCAGCGTGGCCGTCACCGCACGCCAGCAACTCGTCGACGACTTCACGGCCACCCCCGGCCACGCCGTGCTGCTCAGCCAGATCCAGGCGGGCGGAGTCGGCCTGAACATGCAGGCCGCGTCCGTCGTCATCCTCTGCGAACCCCAGGTCAAACCCACCATGGAGTCCCAGGCCATCGGCCGGGCCCACCGGATGGGCCAGGTCCGCCGGGTACAGGTCCACCGCCTCCTGACGGCCGACAGCATCGACCAGCGCATGCTCGAAATCCTCGACGGCAAGAAGCGCCTCTTCGACGCCTACGCCCGCCGCAGCGACACCGCGGAGTCCACCCCCGAAGCCGTCGACATCTCCGAACAGTCCCTGGCCCGCCAGATCGTGGCGGAGGAACAACTCCGCCTCGCCACCTCCGCCACGGGGGACGAGGCTTCGTGA